A genomic segment from Gavia stellata isolate bGavSte3 chromosome 4, bGavSte3.hap2, whole genome shotgun sequence encodes:
- the MGP gene encoding matrix Gla protein, with protein sequence MRTLIILTLLAVLVMAATCYESHESMESHEYLNPFINRRRANDFIQADTRLEAISQERIRERNKAPQERQREICEDYYPCELYAFRHGYAAAYRHYFGRRRTK encoded by the exons ATGCGCACTCTCATCATCCTTACACTCCTGGCTGTCTTGGTGATGGCTGCTACTTGCTATG agTCCCATGAGAGCATGGAATCCCATGAGTATCTCA ATCCCTTCATCAACAGGCGAAGGGCCAATGACTTCATACAAGCTGATACAAGACTAGAAGCCATCTCTCAGGAGAG AATCAGGGAGCGTAATAAGGCGCCCCAGGAACGTCAGAGGGAGATCTGCGAAGACTATTACCCCTGCGAACTGTACGCTTTTCGCCATGGCTATGCTGCTGCTTACAGGCACTATTTTGGAAGGAGGAGGACTAAGTAA
- the LOC104257099 gene encoding osteocalcin: protein MRSLLAPLIMTLALAALCCCEKDPKDPSGSPSTASIKIKKEVANAFVKRQKRSSLYEWYSEYYKNPMEQMHERCENYPPCDYLSDQIGFSMAYNRFFGRY from the exons ATGAGGAGTCTGCTGGCACCGCTGATCATGACTCTGGCCCTGGCAGCACTCTGCTGTTGTGAGAAAG ATCCCAAAGACCCCTCAGGAtctcccagcactgcca GCatcaagattaaaaaagaagttgccAATGCCTTTgtgaagaggcagaagagatcCAGCCTGTATGAATG GTACTCTGAGTATTACAAAAATCCAATGGAGCAGATGCATGAGCGTTGTGAAAACTACCCCCCCTGTGACTATCTCTCTGACCAAATAGGATTTTCCATGGCTTACAACCGTTTCTTTGGGAGATACTAA
- the ART4 gene encoding LOW QUALITY PROTEIN: ecto-ADP-ribosyltransferase 4 (The sequence of the model RefSeq protein was modified relative to this genomic sequence to represent the inferred CDS: inserted 3 bases in 2 codons; substituted 1 base at 1 genomic stop codon) translates to MLTLAKEKTVKELTEAMGLCRIPVLLASLLFLISLQRLAVFHLMTDMALHSFDDQYLGCREQVXEELEREDYFQKEIAANKDYLILWKKAQEALLQSPVGLLMEMHESHAIVLMAYTMNSSLHSQLNWATSTAGSSPEHYRXNFSFKYFHFYLTTAIEIMKQWQSSKESVGKRKCYRVHRGVKDLHVEAMVGSMVRFGRFTSTSRLWNEAQKFGNXTLFTVTTCLGIAVQGFSYYTSEKEVLIPPYKVFLIKSFFQTQHGNRLHSVGNYSKYHCQLVEASRSKNSGSTALDSAVLPSVVGVFMYLAHNY, encoded by the exons ATGCTGACCTTGGCCAAGGAGAAGACAGTTA aagagTTGACGGAGGCCATGGGGCTTTGCAG GATACCAGTGCTGCTGGCCAGCCTTCTGTTTCTGATCTCCTTGCAAAGGCTG GCTGTGTTCCACCTTATGACAGATATGGCTCTGCATTCCTTTGATGACCAGTATCTGGGGTGCAGAGAGCAGG ATGAAGAACTGGAGCGAGAAGACTATTTCCAAAAGGAAATAGCTGCTAACAAGGACTATTTGATTCTCTGGAAGAAGGCTCAGGAAGCTTTGTTACAAAGCCCAGTAGGTCTCCTGATGGAGATGCATGAGAGCCATGCCATAGTCCTCATGGCTTACACCATGAACTCTTCCCTGCACTCTCAGCTGAACTGGGCCACATCTACAGCAGGAAGCTCTCCAGAGCACTACAG CAACTtcagtttcaaatattttcacttttaccTAACAACTGCTATCGAGATAATGAAGCAATGGCAGAGCAGCAAGGAGAGCGTGGGGAAACGTAAGTGCTACCGGGTGCACAGGGGTGTGAAAGACTTACATGTCGAGGCAATGGTAGGCAGCATGGTGCGATTTGGCCGTTTCACCTCTACCTCTCGCCTCTGGAATGAAGCCCAGAAGTTTGGGAATTAAACTTTGTTCACAGTGACCACTTGCCTGGGAATAGCTGTACAAGGCTTTTCTTACTACACATCAGAGAAGGAAGTCCTCATTCCCCCTTACAAGGTCTTTCTCATCAAAAGCTTCTTTCAGACACAGCACGGTAACCGGCTGCATTCTGTGGGGAACTACAGCAAGTACCACTGCCAGCTCGTGGAAG CTTCAAGAAGCAAGAACAGTGGTTCCACTGCCCTCGACTCTGCTGTTCTTCCCAGTGTAGTTGGAGTTTTCATGTACTTAGCCCATAATTACTGA